A single window of Cytobacillus luteolus DNA harbors:
- the spoVE gene encoding stage V sporulation protein E, with product MSTKKSTPDIILIVITLSLLAVGLIMVYSASAIWATYKFDDSFFFAKRQLLFAGVGVVAMFFIMNIDYWTWRTWAKVIVIICFVLLVAVLIPGIGMERNGSRSWIGVGAFSVQPSEFMKLAMIAFLAKYLSENQKKITSFKQGLVPSLSLVFLAFGMIMLQPDLGTGTVMVGTCIVMIYVAGARISHFVGLGLLGVAGFVALILSAPYRIKRITSFLNPWEDPLGSGFQIIQSLYAIGPGGLFGLGLGQSRQKFFYLPEPQTDFIFAILAEELGFIGGSFVILLFSLLLWRGVRIALGAPDLYGSFLGIGIIGMIAIQVIINIGVVTGLMPVTGITLPFLSYGGSSLTLMLMAVGVLLNISRYARY from the coding sequence TTGTCGACCAAAAAATCCACGCCTGACATAATATTAATAGTTATAACATTATCCCTACTAGCTGTCGGTTTAATCATGGTTTATAGTGCTAGTGCAATTTGGGCGACCTATAAATTTGATGATTCCTTCTTTTTTGCAAAAAGGCAACTGTTGTTTGCTGGTGTTGGTGTTGTAGCGATGTTTTTTATTATGAATATAGATTATTGGACATGGAGAACGTGGGCCAAGGTAATCGTTATTATTTGTTTTGTACTATTAGTAGCTGTATTGATTCCGGGAATTGGAATGGAGAGAAATGGTTCACGGAGTTGGATTGGCGTTGGAGCATTTTCCGTTCAACCATCGGAATTTATGAAGTTAGCTATGATTGCTTTTTTAGCCAAGTACTTATCGGAAAATCAAAAAAAGATTACTTCATTTAAGCAGGGATTAGTTCCGTCACTTTCACTTGTATTTTTAGCATTTGGAATGATTATGCTTCAGCCTGATTTAGGAACAGGAACTGTTATGGTAGGTACCTGTATCGTTATGATTTATGTGGCAGGGGCAAGAATTAGTCATTTTGTAGGCTTAGGCTTACTAGGGGTTGCGGGATTTGTAGCGCTCATCCTTTCTGCTCCATACAGAATTAAACGTATTACATCCTTTTTAAACCCTTGGGAAGATCCTTTAGGAAGTGGCTTTCAAATAATCCAGTCACTTTATGCTATCGGGCCGGGTGGGTTATTTGGATTAGGGCTAGGTCAGAGTAGGCAAAAGTTCTTTTACTTACCTGAACCACAAACGGATTTTATCTTTGCGATTCTTGCAGAGGAACTTGGTTTTATCGGTGGTTCTTTTGTCATCCTGTTATTCAGCCTTCTTTTATGGAGAGGGGTTCGAATCGCATTAGGTGCACCTGACTTATATGGTAGCTTCTTAGGGATTGGAATTATTGGAATGATTGCCATCCAAGTAATCATTAATATCGGAGTAGTCACGGGGTTAATGCCTGTTACTGGTATAACATTACCTTTCTTAAGTTATGGTGGATCGTCTTTAACACTAATGCTTATGGCTGTAGGTGTATTACTTAATATAAGCCGGTACGCAAGGTATTAA
- a CDS encoding cell division protein FtsQ/DivIB: MSKGKVVTIEDRIPKLKQKRKQKANKRLIWYISIFFLLVMCVVYIQSPLSKVSKIFISGYYNVSETEIIKLSELSKETSFFRINIENTSKQIETHPEIKSVSVEKKLPNKVLIKVSEYKRVAYISNEEQYYPILENGQVLHSLTEATIPSDAPILINWLNNDDIQDMAKELTKLNPSIANSISEIHHTPESSDPLHITLFMNDGYEVSATVRNFAEKMSAYPAIISELDPSLKGVIHLEVVSYFKAYEREEDEESESER, encoded by the coding sequence ATGTCCAAAGGGAAAGTTGTAACAATCGAAGACAGGATCCCAAAACTTAAACAGAAGAGAAAACAAAAAGCAAATAAAAGACTAATATGGTACATTTCTATCTTCTTTCTGCTCGTTATGTGTGTCGTTTACATTCAATCTCCGTTAAGCAAAGTGTCCAAAATCTTTATATCTGGATATTATAATGTTTCAGAAACGGAGATTATTAAGTTAAGTGAGCTTTCCAAAGAGACAAGCTTCTTTAGAATTAATATAGAAAATACAAGTAAACAAATTGAAACCCATCCCGAGATTAAATCAGTGAGTGTCGAGAAAAAGCTACCAAATAAAGTCCTTATAAAAGTGAGTGAATATAAAAGGGTTGCCTATATTTCTAATGAGGAGCAATATTATCCTATATTAGAAAATGGACAAGTCCTTCATTCGCTAACCGAAGCAACAATTCCCTCTGATGCACCCATTTTAATTAATTGGTTAAACAATGATGATATTCAGGACATGGCTAAGGAACTAACCAAGCTAAACCCTAGTATTGCAAATTCTATATCTGAAATTCACCATACACCTGAGTCATCTGATCCTTTACATATAACTTTATTCATGAATGATGGGTATGAAGTGAGTGCGACTGTACGAAACTTTGCTGAAAAAATGTCAGCCTATCCGGCGATCATAAGTGAGCTTGACCCTAGTTTAAAAGGGGTTATTCATCTTGAGGTAGTTTCTTATTTTAAAGCTTATGAACGAGAGGAAGATGAAGAGAGTGAAAGTGAGAGGTAA
- the murB gene encoding UDP-N-acetylmuramate dehydrogenase: MEAIVQELISANVGKVLIDEPLANHTTMKIGGPADIFIEPQDIQGIKNTIEIIKRHKIKWIAIGRGSNLLVSDKGIEGAVIKLGDGLDHLSIEGETVTVGAGFSVVRLSTMISKKGLSGLEFASGIPGSVGGAVYMNAGAHGSDISKILVKAHILFADGTMEWLTNEELTFSYRTSILQKQRPGICIEAVFRLENGDREAIVNQMKKNKDYRKETQPWNFPCAGSIFRNPLPNYAGKLIEDSGLKGHSIGGAQISDMHANFIVNTGNAKAQDVLDLIQHVKETIKEKHDVKMETEVEIIGRK, encoded by the coding sequence GTGGAAGCGATTGTTCAAGAATTAATAAGTGCAAATGTCGGAAAAGTGTTGATAGATGAACCATTAGCTAATCACACTACAATGAAAATTGGTGGTCCGGCAGATATCTTTATAGAACCACAGGATATACAAGGTATAAAAAACACAATCGAAATTATCAAAAGGCATAAAATAAAATGGATAGCTATAGGGAGAGGGTCAAATTTATTAGTTTCTGACAAAGGAATTGAAGGAGCTGTAATAAAGTTGGGAGATGGACTTGACCATCTTTCTATTGAGGGCGAAACGGTTACTGTTGGTGCTGGTTTTTCAGTTGTTAGATTATCAACTATGATAAGCAAAAAAGGATTATCAGGCTTAGAATTTGCGAGTGGTATCCCTGGTTCTGTTGGAGGAGCGGTCTATATGAATGCTGGGGCACATGGTTCAGATATCTCTAAAATTCTAGTGAAAGCGCATATTTTATTTGCAGATGGTACGATGGAGTGGTTGACAAATGAAGAGCTTACTTTCTCATACCGTACATCTATACTACAGAAGCAACGACCAGGTATTTGTATTGAAGCCGTATTTAGATTAGAAAATGGTGACCGTGAAGCAATTGTTAATCAAATGAAGAAAAATAAGGATTACCGAAAGGAAACGCAACCATGGAATTTCCCGTGTGCAGGTAGTATATTTCGAAATCCATTGCCAAACTACGCAGGAAAATTAATAGAGGATTCAGGCCTAAAAGGGCATAGTATTGGCGGAGCGCAAATTTCGGATATGCATGCAAATTTCATTGTAAATACAGGTAATGCGAAAGCACAAGACGTTTTGGATTTAATACAGCATGTGAAAGAAACCATTAAGGAAAAACATGATGTGAAAATGGAGACAGAGGTTGAAATTATAGGAAGAAAATAA
- the murD gene encoding UDP-N-acetylmuramoyl-L-alanine--D-glutamate ligase, with protein sequence MKNTEKYLQKNVLVLGLAKSGSAAANLLHELGANVTVNDQKPIEENEAAKALQQIGIKVVCGGHPIEILDDHFDVIVKNPGIPYTNPLLVRAIERDIPIITEIELAFQISEADFIGITGSNGKTTTTTLLYEFLEKGNRNPLIAGNIGTVACEVAKEATKNNIIVTELSSFQLMGIEKFRPKIGIVLNIFDAHLDYHGTKENYVNAKGQLLVNQEETDYSVINADDLEVMNLGNKSKAKRVLFSTKRILEEGVYVKDNFIYYNQEPVILIDDIALPGKHNLENIMAAISAAKLIGVSNNAIRQVLTIFTGVKHRLQFVDTINGRKFYNDSKATNILATQKAITAFNQSIILLAGGLDRGNEFDDLIPELKSVKSLIIFGQTAPKLERAGRLAGIDSIKYVDNVEHAVKVAYDHSSEGDVILLSPACASWDQYKTFEERGDIFIHAVHKLK encoded by the coding sequence TTGAAAAATACAGAAAAATATCTTCAGAAGAATGTACTAGTTCTTGGGTTGGCTAAAAGTGGTTCCGCAGCTGCAAACTTACTACATGAGTTGGGTGCAAATGTTACAGTTAATGACCAAAAGCCAATCGAAGAGAACGAAGCTGCAAAAGCATTGCAACAAATTGGTATAAAAGTCGTTTGTGGAGGTCATCCAATTGAAATTTTGGATGATCATTTTGACGTTATTGTTAAAAATCCCGGAATTCCCTATACGAACCCACTTTTGGTTAGAGCAATTGAGCGAGATATTCCAATCATTACTGAAATTGAGCTTGCTTTTCAAATCAGTGAGGCAGACTTTATAGGTATAACAGGTTCGAATGGTAAAACGACTACCACAACCCTACTCTATGAATTCTTGGAAAAAGGCAATCGTAACCCTCTTATAGCTGGTAACATAGGAACGGTGGCTTGTGAGGTTGCAAAAGAGGCAACAAAAAATAATATCATTGTTACCGAATTGTCTTCCTTTCAATTAATGGGAATCGAGAAATTCAGACCGAAAATAGGGATTGTGTTAAACATTTTTGATGCTCATCTTGATTATCATGGAACGAAAGAAAATTATGTTAATGCAAAAGGTCAACTACTTGTTAATCAAGAAGAGACTGACTATAGCGTCATTAATGCTGATGATTTAGAAGTGATGAATTTAGGAAATAAAAGTAAGGCTAAAAGGGTTCTGTTTTCAACTAAACGTATTCTTGAAGAAGGAGTGTACGTGAAAGACAACTTTATTTACTACAATCAAGAACCTGTAATTCTGATTGATGATATTGCATTACCTGGAAAGCATAACCTTGAAAATATAATGGCGGCCATATCAGCTGCTAAATTAATCGGAGTATCAAACAATGCCATAAGGCAGGTCTTAACGATTTTCACAGGTGTGAAACACCGCTTACAATTCGTTGATACAATCAATGGCCGCAAATTTTATAATGACTCAAAGGCCACAAATATTTTAGCTACACAAAAAGCAATAACTGCTTTTAATCAATCTATCATTTTATTAGCTGGCGGCCTAGATCGTGGGAATGAATTCGATGATTTAATACCAGAGTTAAAGTCTGTTAAATCATTAATTATTTTTGGTCAAACTGCTCCTAAACTTGAAAGAGCAGGAAGGTTAGCTGGAATAGATTCAATAAAATATGTCGATAATGTGGAACATGCGGTAAAAGTGGCATATGATCATTCAAGCGAAGGAGATGTTATTTTACTATCTCCAGCGTGTGCAAGTTGGGATCAATATAAAACTTTTGAAGAAAGAGGAGACATTTTTATTCATGCCGTGCATAAGCTTAAATGA
- a CDS encoding DUF881 domain-containing protein: protein MDKKSSISFTIVTVVVGVMLAVQFQTIKEPVVRDTRDTWELREDLKRQQELHSELLSEIYKYEEKIVKYETEKDDSKENILRETLDELREKAGLTEVTGPGIILTVEPSFNTVGEPVSYVSPELLRRLINELNSYNAEEISIDGHRIINTTVIREIQQYTKIDTYPIRSLPIEIRVITDDAEKLSNRMKVSNSIQDFFSDNLILSVSDAISELTIPAYDDVIRIKHLEPVTSGKGGS, encoded by the coding sequence TTGGACAAAAAATCGAGTATTAGTTTTACTATTGTTACAGTCGTAGTCGGTGTCATGTTAGCCGTCCAATTCCAAACCATTAAAGAACCGGTTGTAAGAGATACACGTGATACCTGGGAACTTCGGGAGGATTTAAAAAGGCAACAAGAACTGCATTCGGAGCTCTTATCTGAAATATATAAATATGAAGAGAAAATTGTGAAGTACGAAACAGAAAAGGACGATAGTAAAGAAAACATCCTTAGGGAGACATTAGACGAATTACGGGAAAAAGCGGGACTTACTGAAGTCACTGGACCAGGTATAATATTAACGGTCGAGCCTTCATTTAACACCGTAGGTGAACCTGTGAGTTACGTTTCTCCGGAACTATTAAGAAGATTAATAAACGAATTAAACTCCTATAACGCTGAAGAAATTTCAATAGACGGCCATAGGATTATTAATACAACTGTTATTCGTGAAATACAGCAGTATACTAAAATCGATACGTATCCTATCCGTTCTCTTCCAATAGAAATAAGAGTTATAACCGATGATGCGGAGAAGCTATCAAATCGAATGAAAGTTTCAAACTCGATTCAAGATTTCTTCTCAGATAACCTTATTTTATCAGTCTCAGACGCAATAAGTGAACTGACTATTCCGGCTTATGATGATGTGATTCGTATTAAACATTTAGAACCAGTTACAAGTGGAAAAGGTGGAAGTTAA
- the murG gene encoding undecaprenyldiphospho-muramoylpentapeptide beta-N-acetylglucosaminyltransferase: MRIAISGGGTGGHIYPAIALINEIKNIDSTVEFLYIGTEVGLENKIVRRENIPFKSIDISGFKRKLSLDNIKTIFRFVKGVRDSKKYLKEFKPDVVIGTGGYVCGPVVYAAAKLHIPTIIHEQNSVPGLTNKFLSRYVDTVAICFEEARSYFHGPKVVLTGNPRASEVVGRDGFKGRESVDLSHDKRSVLIVGGSRGARPINDAFLEVLPEIGKKDYQVVYVTGEIHYDKVLQRVKEVGSPNNVVIKPFIHNMPEVLAGVDLIVARAGATTLAEITALGLPSILIPSPYVTNNHQEKNARALSDNGAAILRLEADMSGSILLSDIDSILLDHQLLERMKIASKELGIRDAAQRLYAETKHLIKSS, from the coding sequence ATGAGAATAGCAATTAGTGGCGGAGGAACCGGCGGACATATTTATCCGGCAATAGCACTTATCAATGAAATTAAAAATATAGATTCTACAGTAGAATTTTTATATATTGGAACCGAAGTAGGCCTAGAAAATAAGATTGTTAGACGAGAGAATATTCCTTTTAAATCCATTGACATTTCAGGCTTTAAACGTAAACTATCATTAGATAATATTAAAACAATTTTTAGATTTGTTAAGGGTGTAAGAGATAGTAAAAAGTATTTAAAAGAATTTAAACCGGATGTAGTCATAGGAACTGGTGGTTACGTATGTGGACCAGTTGTATATGCAGCTGCAAAATTACATATTCCAACAATTATACATGAACAAAACAGCGTACCTGGCTTAACAAATAAGTTTCTCTCACGCTATGTAGATACGGTAGCCATCTGCTTTGAAGAAGCTAGGAGTTATTTTCATGGCCCGAAGGTTGTTTTGACTGGTAATCCAAGAGCATCTGAGGTTGTTGGAAGAGATGGATTTAAAGGAAGAGAATCTGTTGACTTAAGTCATGATAAACGCTCTGTATTAATTGTAGGTGGTAGCAGAGGTGCAAGGCCGATTAATGACGCGTTTTTAGAGGTGTTGCCGGAGATTGGTAAGAAGGATTATCAAGTTGTATATGTAACTGGTGAAATACACTATGATAAAGTGTTACAGCGTGTAAAGGAAGTTGGAAGCCCTAATAATGTTGTGATTAAACCGTTTATTCATAATATGCCAGAGGTTTTAGCAGGTGTAGATTTAATAGTTGCAAGAGCGGGTGCTACTACGCTGGCTGAAATAACTGCATTAGGTCTACCAAGCATTCTTATTCCTAGCCCATATGTTACCAATAATCATCAAGAAAAGAACGCACGAGCACTAAGTGATAATGGTGCAGCAATCTTAAGGTTAGAGGCAGATATGAGTGGCTCTATACTATTATCTGATATAGATTCTATCCTTTTAGATCATCAATTATTGGAAAGAATGAAGATAGCGTCTAAAGAATTGGGTATTAGAGATGCGGCGCAAAGACTATATGCTGAAACTAAGCATCTTATAAAAAGTAGTTAA
- the mraY gene encoding phospho-N-acetylmuramoyl-pentapeptide-transferase: MLEQVILFTIIMGFLICVLLSPLFIPFLRRLKFGQSIREEGPKSHQKKSGTPTMGGIVILLSIVVTTLVMTGKFSEPTVTTFLLLFVTLGYGLLGFLDDFIKVVMKRNLGLTSKQKLAGQIIIAIIFYFIANKNGFSTVVEIPGLNFGFDLGWTYVFFIIFWLVGFSNAVNLTDGLDGLVSGTAAIAFGAFAVLAWNQSEFEIAIFSVAIVGAVLGFLVFNAHPAKVFMGDTGSLALGGAIATIAILTKLEILLIIVGGVFVLETLSVILQVISFKTTGKRIFKMSPLHHHYELVGWSEWRVVVTFWTVGLLFAMLAIYIEVWI; the protein is encoded by the coding sequence ATGCTTGAACAAGTGATCTTGTTTACAATTATAATGGGGTTTCTAATTTGTGTCCTACTATCCCCTCTCTTTATTCCCTTCTTACGTAGATTAAAATTTGGACAAAGCATAAGAGAGGAAGGGCCTAAGTCACATCAAAAGAAATCAGGGACACCGACAATGGGTGGCATCGTCATATTATTATCCATTGTTGTTACAACACTTGTTATGACAGGTAAATTTTCCGAACCTACAGTAACGACTTTCTTATTGCTATTTGTAACACTTGGCTATGGTCTTCTTGGGTTTCTTGATGATTTTATAAAAGTTGTGATGAAACGAAATTTAGGACTTACTTCAAAACAAAAGCTTGCTGGTCAAATAATCATTGCTATTATTTTTTATTTTATAGCTAATAAGAATGGTTTTTCTACGGTGGTTGAAATACCGGGTTTAAATTTTGGTTTTGACTTAGGCTGGACTTATGTATTTTTTATTATTTTTTGGCTTGTTGGCTTTTCGAATGCAGTTAATTTAACAGATGGCTTGGATGGATTGGTATCAGGTACTGCTGCCATTGCCTTTGGTGCTTTTGCTGTGCTAGCTTGGAATCAATCAGAGTTTGAAATTGCTATATTTTCAGTAGCTATAGTAGGAGCGGTGCTTGGGTTCTTAGTATTTAATGCACACCCCGCAAAGGTATTTATGGGAGATACAGGCTCTCTTGCGTTAGGTGGAGCGATTGCAACAATTGCTATTCTAACTAAATTGGAGATATTATTAATTATTGTAGGTGGAGTATTTGTTTTAGAAACTCTCTCCGTTATCCTTCAGGTTATTTCCTTTAAAACAACAGGAAAGAGAATCTTTAAAATGAGTCCTTTACACCATCATTATGAGCTCGTAGGATGGTCTGAGTGGCGTGTAGTAGTCACGTTTTGGACAGTTGGTTTATTATTTGCAATGCTAGCAATCTATATAGAGGTGTGGATTTAA
- a CDS encoding UDP-N-acetylmuramoyl-L-alanyl-D-glutamate--2,6-diaminopimelate ligase has product MDLNTLISHLHTHTIDGINNNPSITSIEMDSRQVTTGSLFICIKGDHFDGHEFAEQAVEKGAVAILSQVELNIPVPVVIVSDTRRAMAILADAFYNQPTQKLHLIGVTGTNGKTSTTHIIEKVMRDHGLRTGMIGTMYMKIGEKVYETKNTTPESLTLQKTFATMVSEKVDTAVMEVSSHALDIGRVHGCEFNIAVFTNLTQDHLDFHKSMDDYRRAKGLLFSGLGNSFNHRKPKFAILNSDDISSREYQKSTAATVITYGIDNNSDIMAKDISMTSSGTAFTLVTPFGLKTVKTKLVGKFSVYNILASVATCLYSGVPLETIIKSVEDLEGIPGRFELVHEGQGYTVIVDYAHTPDSLENVLTTVKQFANGKVTVVVGCGGDRDKTKRPLMASIATKYADCSIFTSDNPRSEDPQQILLEMEAGAEGNFKTIVDREEAIKFAVNDARNEDVIVIAGKGHETYQIIGDNTLDFDDRLVASKAIKERRN; this is encoded by the coding sequence ATGGATTTAAATACGTTAATTTCACATTTACATACACATACAATTGATGGGATAAACAATAACCCTTCTATTACCTCAATAGAAATGGATTCCCGCCAAGTTACCACCGGTTCCTTGTTTATATGTATAAAAGGAGATCATTTTGACGGGCATGAATTTGCGGAACAGGCAGTTGAAAAGGGCGCTGTCGCGATCTTATCACAAGTGGAACTTAATATCCCCGTACCAGTAGTTATAGTTAGTGATACGAGAAGAGCTATGGCTATATTAGCTGATGCGTTTTATAATCAACCAACTCAAAAACTTCATTTAATAGGTGTTACTGGAACAAATGGTAAAACGTCAACTACCCATATTATTGAAAAGGTTATGAGAGACCATGGGCTTCGTACAGGCATGATTGGTACGATGTACATGAAAATTGGGGAAAAAGTATATGAGACTAAAAATACAACTCCTGAATCATTAACATTGCAGAAAACGTTCGCAACTATGGTTAGCGAAAAGGTAGATACAGCTGTTATGGAGGTGTCCTCACACGCTCTAGATATTGGACGAGTTCATGGGTGTGAATTTAATATTGCTGTGTTTACAAACTTAACACAGGACCACTTAGATTTTCATAAATCAATGGATGACTATAGAAGAGCAAAGGGTTTATTGTTTTCCGGATTAGGAAATTCGTTTAACCATCGTAAACCCAAGTTTGCTATATTAAATAGTGACGACATATCTTCACGGGAGTACCAAAAAAGCACTGCTGCAACTGTTATTACATATGGCATTGACAACAATAGTGACATTATGGCAAAGGATATTTCAATGACTTCGTCAGGTACTGCCTTTACATTGGTTACACCATTTGGGCTAAAGACAGTGAAAACGAAACTAGTAGGTAAATTTAGTGTTTATAATATTTTAGCTTCGGTTGCGACATGTTTATACTCTGGTGTTCCGTTAGAAACGATTATTAAATCAGTTGAAGATTTAGAGGGAATACCTGGGCGCTTTGAATTGGTCCACGAAGGCCAAGGATATACAGTCATTGTTGACTATGCACATACACCAGATAGCCTTGAAAATGTCCTAACAACTGTAAAACAGTTTGCAAACGGAAAAGTAACAGTAGTGGTAGGTTGTGGAGGAGACCGTGATAAAACAAAACGCCCCTTAATGGCTTCCATTGCCACGAAGTATGCAGATTGTTCTATTTTTACATCAGATAACCCTAGGTCTGAAGATCCACAACAAATCCTGCTTGAAATGGAAGCTGGTGCAGAAGGCAATTTTAAAACGATTGTAGATCGAGAAGAAGCAATCAAATTTGCTGTAAATGATGCTCGGAATGAAGATGTAATTGTAATCGCTGGAAAAGGTCATGAAACCTATCAAATTATTGGAGATAACACACTAGATTTTGATGATCGACTTGTTGCTTCAAAGGCTATAAAGGAGCGTAGAAATTAA
- a CDS encoding DUF881 domain-containing protein — translation MKRVKVRGKHVILSFVCLVLGFMISFSYQFTKQEAANGNGKPTERQWTKEYEYRNNLIEQEEKNRELQKELVEKQEKVREIEEELAKGEQEKIYFNLVEDVEKLRMYVGDVRVKGQGIQVTLSDSSYVPTGEDVNNYIVHESHLFKVINELYISGAQAVSINGKRLSHDSYIYCNGPVVTVDGNPYPAPFVIAGIGNPDVLIPALNINGGVIDQLLQDNIVIKVEKKSEIVMEPLLQTNE, via the coding sequence ATGAAGAGAGTGAAAGTGAGAGGTAAACATGTCATTCTTTCGTTTGTATGTCTAGTATTAGGATTCATGATTTCTTTTTCTTATCAGTTTACTAAGCAAGAGGCTGCAAACGGAAATGGTAAACCAACTGAACGGCAATGGACTAAGGAATATGAATATCGAAATAATTTAATTGAACAAGAGGAAAAAAATCGTGAGCTTCAAAAGGAATTAGTGGAAAAACAAGAGAAAGTCCGTGAAATAGAGGAAGAACTAGCTAAGGGCGAACAAGAGAAAATTTATTTTAATCTTGTTGAAGATGTTGAAAAGCTTCGTATGTATGTTGGAGACGTCAGGGTAAAAGGACAAGGTATACAGGTTACCCTATCAGATTCGTCATATGTACCAACTGGTGAGGATGTAAATAATTATATTGTTCATGAGAGCCATCTATTTAAAGTAATAAATGAATTATATATTTCTGGCGCACAAGCAGTATCTATTAATGGAAAAAGGCTTTCACATGACTCCTATATTTACTGTAATGGACCAGTAGTAACCGTCGATGGTAACCCTTATCCTGCTCCTTTCGTCATTGCTGGGATAGGGAATCCTGATGTTTTAATTCCTGCCTTGAATATTAATGGTGGTGTAATTGATCAATTACTTCAGGATAACATTGTAATTAAAGTAGAAAAAAAGTCAGAGATTGTTATGGAGCCATTATTACAAACAAATGAATAA
- a CDS encoding small basic family protein produces the protein MWLPIIGLLIGILLGLSSEFKVPDEYSNYLSIAVLAALDTLFGGIRAHLQNIYDQAVFVSGFFFNILLAASLAFLGVHLGVDLYLVAVFAFGVRLFQNIAVIRRILIAKWSISRDKIEKN, from the coding sequence ATGTGGCTCCCTATTATAGGATTACTAATAGGTATATTACTAGGATTATCATCAGAATTTAAAGTGCCAGATGAATATTCCAACTATTTATCGATTGCTGTTCTTGCTGCACTTGATACTCTCTTTGGAGGAATTCGTGCTCATTTGCAAAATATTTATGACCAAGCTGTTTTTGTTTCTGGTTTTTTCTTTAATATTTTATTAGCTGCAAGTTTAGCTTTTCTAGGTGTTCATCTTGGTGTAGACTTGTATTTAGTAGCGGTTTTTGCATTTGGAGTTAGACTATTTCAAAATATCGCTGTTATTAGAAGGATATTAATTGCTAAGTGGAGTATTTCCAGAGATAAAATTGAAAAAAATTGA